In the genome of Natronorubrum sediminis, one region contains:
- a CDS encoding ABC transporter ATP-binding protein — translation MSEHSGEPLLEIEGLEKYYTTNDGFLDRFLGGQEEVKAVDGVDLEIHEGETLGLVGESGCGKSSLGRSLVQLTEPTGGSVKYRGTELTELSRREMRDMRTNIQYIFQNPFASLNPRLTINDIVGEALDVHDILESDDEDDRSQSERRNERVEELLETVGLKASHANRYPHEFSGGQRQRIGIARALAVEPEFIVCDEPVSALDVSVQAQILNLLNELQEEFNLSYLFIAHDLSVVEHVADRIAVMYLGNIVETGDPEEVFSGDSHPYTEALLSAIPEPDPLWEGDRVILEGTVPSPIDPPSGCRFHTRCPKVIPPAEFEFDQDAFHSVFTLRLRLADAEAGLESVLSEPAEAADVPTAIRDEFGIPHQLQDARAEEIVSETLEEIATDDIERARERLESAFTTPCETDRPTLEAGEKHHPIACHRFDAAYADAVDEPPEALAPEIDR, via the coding sequence ATGAGTGAGCATTCGGGAGAGCCACTCCTCGAGATCGAAGGGTTAGAGAAGTACTACACGACCAATGACGGCTTCCTCGATCGGTTCCTCGGAGGCCAAGAGGAAGTCAAGGCCGTCGACGGCGTCGACCTCGAGATTCACGAGGGGGAGACCCTCGGCCTTGTCGGCGAGAGTGGCTGTGGAAAGAGTTCGCTCGGTCGCTCGCTCGTGCAACTCACCGAGCCGACAGGTGGATCGGTCAAATACCGCGGCACCGAGTTGACCGAACTCTCGCGAAGGGAGATGCGAGATATGCGGACGAACATCCAGTATATCTTCCAGAATCCGTTCGCGAGTCTGAACCCGCGGCTGACGATCAACGACATCGTCGGCGAAGCGCTCGACGTCCACGACATCCTCGAGAGCGACGACGAAGACGATCGATCGCAGTCTGAGCGACGAAACGAACGAGTCGAAGAACTCCTCGAGACCGTCGGCCTCAAAGCGAGTCACGCCAACCGGTATCCACACGAGTTCTCCGGCGGGCAGCGCCAGCGGATCGGAATCGCCCGCGCGCTGGCCGTCGAACCGGAGTTCATCGTCTGTGACGAGCCGGTTTCCGCACTCGACGTCTCGGTTCAGGCGCAGATCCTGAACCTGCTCAACGAGCTTCAAGAAGAGTTCAACCTCTCGTATCTCTTCATCGCACACGACCTCTCGGTCGTCGAGCACGTCGCGGATCGGATCGCCGTGATGTACCTCGGTAACATCGTTGAAACCGGCGACCCGGAGGAGGTGTTCTCCGGCGACTCACACCCCTACACGGAGGCGTTGCTCTCCGCGATTCCCGAACCCGACCCGCTGTGGGAAGGCGACCGCGTCATCCTCGAGGGAACCGTTCCCTCGCCGATCGACCCGCCATCGGGCTGTCGCTTCCACACTCGCTGTCCGAAAGTCATTCCGCCAGCGGAGTTCGAGTTCGACCAGGACGCCTTCCACAGCGTGTTCACCTTGCGACTCCGACTCGCCGACGCCGAAGCCGGCCTCGAGTCGGTCCTCTCAGAGCCTGCGGAGGCAGCGGACGTTCCGACGGCGATTCGCGACGAATTCGGAATTCCACATCAACTTCAGGACGCGCGTGCGGAAGAAATCGTCTCGGAGACGCTCGAGGAGATCGCCACAGACGACATCGAGCGCGCACGGGAACGACTCGAGTCGGCGTTTACGACGCCGTGTGAGACGGACCGTCCGACCCTCGAAGCGGGGGAGAAACACCATCCGATCGCGTGCCACCGGTTCGACGCTGCGTACGCGGACGCCGTCGACGAACCACCGGAAGCACTCGCTCCAGAAATCGACCGATGA